The sequence below is a genomic window from Sinorhizobium meliloti.
ATGATGAGGAGCGGCTTGCCGGTCTGGACGACGGCTTCGAGAACCGGGAGCATCGCCTGAAGGTTGGAGAGCTTCTTCTCGTGCAGGAGAATGTAAGCGTCTTCGAGGTCGGCGACCATCTTTTCCGGGTTGGTGACGAAGTAGGGCGACAGATAACCGCGGTCGAACTGCATGCCTTCGACGACTTCGAGCTCGGTCTCGGCGGTCTTGGCTTCTTCAACCGTGATGACGCCTTCGTTGCCGACCTTCTGCATCGCTTCCGCAATGTCGAGACCGATCTGCTTTTCGCCGTTTGCCGAGATCGTGCCGACCTGGGCGACTTCGTCCGAGGTGTTGATCTTCTTGGCCTTGGCGAGCAGGTCCTTGACCACTTCGGCGACAGCCAGGTCGATACCGCGCTTCAGGTCCATCGGGTTCATGCCGGCGGCAACGGCCTTCGCGCCTTCGCGAACGATCGCCTGGGCGAGAACGGTTGCAGTCGTCGTGCCGTCACCGGCAATGTCGTTGGTCTTCGAAGCGACTTCGCGGACCATCTGGGCGCCCATGTTCTCGAACTTGTCTTCGAGTTCGATCTCCTTGGCGACGGTAACGCCGTCCTTGGTGATGCGCGGCGCGCCGAACGACTTGTCGATAACGACGTTGCGGCCCTTCGGGCCGAGCGTCACCTTGACTGCGTCGGCGAGGATGTCGACGCCGCGCAGCATCTTTTCGCGCGCGCTGCGGCCGAACTTGACTTCTTTAGCTGCCATTTTGAAAGCTCCTGGTTTCGAAATTCCGGAACGGATCCGGTTTCAAATTGCGGAAGTTTGAAGGGTTGCCGGCGATCAGCCGATGACACCCATGATGTCGGCTTCCTTCATGATCAGAAGGTCTTCGCCGTTGATCTTGACTTCGGTGCCGGACCACTTGCCGAACAGGATGCGGTCGCCAGCCTTCACGTCGAGCGGAACAACCTTGCCGCTTTCGTCACGGGCACCCGAACCGACAGCGACGATTTCGCCTTCCTGAGGCTTTTCCTTCGCGGTGTCCGGGATGATGATGCCGCCCTTGGTCTTTTCTTCAGATTCGACGCGGCGAACGACGACGCGGTCGTGCAGCGGACGGAAATTGGTGCTTGCCATTGTCTAATCCCTCGATCATTGACAGTACGGATATTTGAACGACCCGGTGGTGGTTGCTAGCACTCTTTACACAAGAGTGCTAGCTCCGTGGCGCAGATGCGCCCCGGCTCTCGTGCCCGTCAGGGCAAATTCCCGACGGGACAAGGCCGATCGCATGCATGGGATAGCCGATTACGATCCTCTTATGTCCGGTTTGGGCATTGCATCAAGGTCGGCGTTTTCTCGTTGCGAGGGGCGCTACTCGCGAGCTCCAGATGAAGAACGCTTCCGCGATGCAAAATGGAATAGAGGTCATTCAAGAGCTCCTCTGTCAGCCGGGTTCTCCTGCTCCGCCATCGGCGTGACACCGTCCGG
It includes:
- the groES gene encoding co-chaperone GroES, translated to MASTNFRPLHDRVVVRRVESEEKTKGGIIIPDTAKEKPQEGEIVAVGSGARDESGKVVPLDVKAGDRILFGKWSGTEVKINGEDLLIMKEADIMGVIG